From one Eucalyptus grandis isolate ANBG69807.140 chromosome 9, ASM1654582v1, whole genome shotgun sequence genomic stretch:
- the LOC104418006 gene encoding uncharacterized protein LOC104418006 isoform X2 translates to MENGFDGKLAEKLSGMALNDAASNVNSNSDSLTQVMNAVEAAEATIKEQMDENNRLRTELQEKMQELERYKSYESMASRHDVGAPDGLLRRVNDAQQSIPSVGNPEEGVNSIGGTSPRDQASSIIVHKEVKLSNQNVAGHTQGQAHSESNKANGTLKVLPGPQVPTDNTGFSQLSSPSATSFSPNRYQTEGEYDRRLNISGHGLMRMAEVSNSSSLQKQDLIHKVQEQEQEIIQLRRYLSDYSVKEAQVRNEKYVLEKRIAFMRMAFDQQQQDLVDAASKALSYRQDIMEENIRLSYQLQAAQQERLTFVQSLLPLLAEYSLQPPVLDAQSIVSNVKVLFKHLQEQLNVNEVLNKLSSFLLQTRLKESHYQLAPWNSEASPSSFAPQSPAYSVGAALTTSRNGLELVPQPPFSLGNAPVSSDARPSAGWDALNAHQTAFGGVLPKNMEPDDIGRYSPLASRGAVTREMAGHLANTQGSTPLNRHSEETTKQVTFREPVSNTEMDDPDVEGSHSERESLANWSSGNSPYSAPYNKPGYAAPLDNPGSLYSPYLPPVLEEPASSFSEAAEDDPLPAIEGLQISGDAFPGKELQACGYSINGTTSCNFEWVRHLEDGSISYIEGAKQPNYIVTADDVDAYLAIEVQPLDNRKRKGELVKVFANEHRKITCGPIQNTIERTFHEGHASYKVSLSTGYLDIWEPAILAVKREGYSIKCTASDDVLTEKFSPNMKITIPYGDDTAFWIISSNDSERFLRAENTAEDISCSRDTIVLTLRLFILRAGDKRKGRKRSLFFNK, encoded by the exons AAATCATATGAATCAATGGCTTCAAGACATGATGTTGGGGCACCAGATGGCCTTCTTCGCAGAGTCAATGATGCTCAACAATCTATACCGTCTGTGGGAAATCCAGAAGAGGGCGTTAACAGCATAGGAGGCACTTCTCCACGTGATCAAGCCAGTTCTATTATTGTTCACAAGGAGGTGAAACTAAGTAATCAGAATGTTGCCGGACATACTCAGGGGCAAGCCCACTCTGAAAGCAATAAGGCTAATGGGACATTAAAAGTTCTTCCTGGTCCTCAAGTTCCCACCGATAATACTGGCTTTTCTCAGTTATCATCACCATCAGCAACATCTTTTTCTCCTAACAG ATATCAAACTGAAGGAGAATATGATAGAAGACTTAATATCTCTGGACATGGGCTTATGCGGATGGCGGAAGTCAGTAATTCTAGCAGCCTCCAGAAACAG GATCTCATTCATAAGGTTCAGGAACAGGAACAAGAAATTATACAGTTAAGGAGATATTTGTCAGATTATTCAGTGAAG GAAGCACAAGTACGAAACGAAAAGTATGTTCTGGAGAAGCGAATTGCTTTTATGCGTATG GCCTTTGATCAGCAGCAGCAGGACCTTGTTGATGCTGCTTCTAAAGCTCTGTCGTACAGGCAAGACATAATGGAGGAAAATATTCGTTTGTCATACCAATTGCAG GCTGCACAGCAAGAAAGATTGACATTTGTGCAATCTTTGCTGCCTCTCCTTGCAGAGTATTCTCTGCAGCCTCCAGTCCTCGATGCTCAGTCAATTGTTAGCAATGTCAAG GTCCTTTTTAAACATCTACAAGAGCAGTTAAATGTTAATGAG GTGCTCAACAAATTGTCGTCTTTCTTGCTTCAGACCAGACTGAAAGAATCACACTATCAATTGGCCCCTTGGAATTCAGAGGCAAGTCCATCAAGTTTCGCGCCACAGTCGCCTGCTTATTCCGTTGGTGCAGCGTTGACGACTTCA AGAAATGGACTAGAACTGGTGCCACAACCTCCTTTTTCCCTAGGAAATGCACCAGTTTCTTCTGATGCTCGGCCAAGTGCTGGGTGGGATGCATTGAATGCCCATCAGACTGCTTTCGGAGGTGTCCTACCCAAAAACATGGAACCAGATGACATAGGGAGGTATTCACCCCTTGCAAGCAG GGGTGCTGTCACCCGTGAAATGGCAGGACACTTAGCAAATACTCAGGGCAGCACACCTCTCAACCGTCATAGTGAAGAAACTACCAAGCAAGTCACTTTTCGTGAGCCTGTTAGCAACACAGAGATGGATGATCCTGATGTAGAGGGAAGTCACAGTGAGAGAGAGTCTTTGGCTAATTGGTCTTCTGGGAATTCCCCCTATTCAGCCCCATATAATAAGCCAGGCTATGCAGCCCCACTTGATAATCCCGGCTCGTTATATTCCCCCTATCTACCCCCAGTTCTTGAAGAACCTGCTTCTTCCTTTTCAGAGG CTGCAGAAGATGATCCATTACCAGCTATAGAGGGCCTCCAAATTTCAGGTGATGCATTTCCTGGTAAGGAACTGCAGGCTTGTGGATACTCCATTAATGGAACAACCAGCTGCAACTTTGAG TGGGTACGTCATTTAGAAGATGGGTCGATTAGTTATATTGAAG GAGCTAAGCAACCAAATTATATTGTAACTGCTGATGATGTTGATGCGTACCTTGCCATTGAAGTTCAACCGCTGGATAATAGGAAGCGGAAG GGGGAGCTTGTGAAGGTATTTGCTAATGAGCACAGAAAGATTACGTGCG GTCCTATACAGAATACCATAGAAAGGACTTTTCATGAAGGGCATGCATCATACAAAGTTTCATTATCG ACGGGATATCTTGACATATGGGAACCGGCTATATTGGCTGTTAAAAGGGAAGGATACAGCATCAAGTGTACTGCCAGTGATGATGTATTAACAGAAAAGTTTTCTCCAAATATGAAA ATTACAATTCCCTATGGAGATGACACGGCGTTCTGGATAATAAGTTCAAATGACAGTGAGCGTTTCTTAAGAGCAGAAAACACTGCAGAAGACATTAGCTG CTCAAGAGATACGATTGTGCTGACTCTGAGGCTGTTCATCTTAAGG GCTGGTGATAAAAGGAAAGGGAGGAAAAGGAGTCTGTTCTtcaacaagtaa
- the LOC104418006 gene encoding uncharacterized protein LOC104418006 isoform X5, with protein MENGFDGKLAEKLSGMALNDAASNVNSNSDSLTQVMNAVEAAEATIKEQMDENNRLRTELQEKMQELERYKSYESMASRHDVGAPDGLLRRVNDAQQSIPSVGNPEEGVNSIGGTSPRDQASSIIVHKEVKLSNQNVAGHTQGQAHSESNKANGTLKVLPGPQVPTDNTGFSQLSSPSATSFSPNRYQTEGEYDRRLNISGHGLMRMAEVSNSSSLQKQDLIHKVQEQEQEIIQLRRYLSDYSVKEAQVRNEKYVLEKRIAFMRMAFDQQQQDLVDAASKALSYRQDIMEENIRLSYQLQAAQQERLTFVQSLLPLLAEYSLQPPVLDAQSIVSNVKVLFKHLQEQLNVNETRLKESHYQLAPWNSEASPSSFAPQSPAYSVGAALTTSRNGLELVPQPPFSLGNAPVSSDARPSAGWDALNAHQTAFGGVLPKNMEPDDIGRYSPLASRGAVTREMAGHLANTQGSTPLNRHSEETTKQVTFREPVSNTEMDDPDVEGSHSERESLANWSSGNSPYSAPYNKPGYAAPLDNPGSLYSPYLPPVLEEPASSFSEAAEDDPLPAIEGLQISGDAFPGKELQACGYSINGTTSCNFEWVRHLEDGSISYIEGAKQPNYIVTADDVDAYLAIEVQPLDNRKRKGELVKVFANEHRKITCGPIQNTIERTFHEGHASYKVSLSTGYLDIWEPAILAVKREGYSIKCTASDDVLTEKFSPNMKITIPYGDDTAFWIISSNDSERFLRAENTAEDISCSRDTIVLTLRLFILRAGDKRKGRKRSLFFNK; from the exons AAATCATATGAATCAATGGCTTCAAGACATGATGTTGGGGCACCAGATGGCCTTCTTCGCAGAGTCAATGATGCTCAACAATCTATACCGTCTGTGGGAAATCCAGAAGAGGGCGTTAACAGCATAGGAGGCACTTCTCCACGTGATCAAGCCAGTTCTATTATTGTTCACAAGGAGGTGAAACTAAGTAATCAGAATGTTGCCGGACATACTCAGGGGCAAGCCCACTCTGAAAGCAATAAGGCTAATGGGACATTAAAAGTTCTTCCTGGTCCTCAAGTTCCCACCGATAATACTGGCTTTTCTCAGTTATCATCACCATCAGCAACATCTTTTTCTCCTAACAG ATATCAAACTGAAGGAGAATATGATAGAAGACTTAATATCTCTGGACATGGGCTTATGCGGATGGCGGAAGTCAGTAATTCTAGCAGCCTCCAGAAACAG GATCTCATTCATAAGGTTCAGGAACAGGAACAAGAAATTATACAGTTAAGGAGATATTTGTCAGATTATTCAGTGAAG GAAGCACAAGTACGAAACGAAAAGTATGTTCTGGAGAAGCGAATTGCTTTTATGCGTATG GCCTTTGATCAGCAGCAGCAGGACCTTGTTGATGCTGCTTCTAAAGCTCTGTCGTACAGGCAAGACATAATGGAGGAAAATATTCGTTTGTCATACCAATTGCAG GCTGCACAGCAAGAAAGATTGACATTTGTGCAATCTTTGCTGCCTCTCCTTGCAGAGTATTCTCTGCAGCCTCCAGTCCTCGATGCTCAGTCAATTGTTAGCAATGTCAAG GTCCTTTTTAAACATCTACAAGAGCAGTTAAATGTTAATGAG ACCAGACTGAAAGAATCACACTATCAATTGGCCCCTTGGAATTCAGAGGCAAGTCCATCAAGTTTCGCGCCACAGTCGCCTGCTTATTCCGTTGGTGCAGCGTTGACGACTTCA AGAAATGGACTAGAACTGGTGCCACAACCTCCTTTTTCCCTAGGAAATGCACCAGTTTCTTCTGATGCTCGGCCAAGTGCTGGGTGGGATGCATTGAATGCCCATCAGACTGCTTTCGGAGGTGTCCTACCCAAAAACATGGAACCAGATGACATAGGGAGGTATTCACCCCTTGCAAGCAG GGGTGCTGTCACCCGTGAAATGGCAGGACACTTAGCAAATACTCAGGGCAGCACACCTCTCAACCGTCATAGTGAAGAAACTACCAAGCAAGTCACTTTTCGTGAGCCTGTTAGCAACACAGAGATGGATGATCCTGATGTAGAGGGAAGTCACAGTGAGAGAGAGTCTTTGGCTAATTGGTCTTCTGGGAATTCCCCCTATTCAGCCCCATATAATAAGCCAGGCTATGCAGCCCCACTTGATAATCCCGGCTCGTTATATTCCCCCTATCTACCCCCAGTTCTTGAAGAACCTGCTTCTTCCTTTTCAGAGG CTGCAGAAGATGATCCATTACCAGCTATAGAGGGCCTCCAAATTTCAGGTGATGCATTTCCTGGTAAGGAACTGCAGGCTTGTGGATACTCCATTAATGGAACAACCAGCTGCAACTTTGAG TGGGTACGTCATTTAGAAGATGGGTCGATTAGTTATATTGAAG GAGCTAAGCAACCAAATTATATTGTAACTGCTGATGATGTTGATGCGTACCTTGCCATTGAAGTTCAACCGCTGGATAATAGGAAGCGGAAG GGGGAGCTTGTGAAGGTATTTGCTAATGAGCACAGAAAGATTACGTGCG GTCCTATACAGAATACCATAGAAAGGACTTTTCATGAAGGGCATGCATCATACAAAGTTTCATTATCG ACGGGATATCTTGACATATGGGAACCGGCTATATTGGCTGTTAAAAGGGAAGGATACAGCATCAAGTGTACTGCCAGTGATGATGTATTAACAGAAAAGTTTTCTCCAAATATGAAA ATTACAATTCCCTATGGAGATGACACGGCGTTCTGGATAATAAGTTCAAATGACAGTGAGCGTTTCTTAAGAGCAGAAAACACTGCAGAAGACATTAGCTG CTCAAGAGATACGATTGTGCTGACTCTGAGGCTGTTCATCTTAAGG GCTGGTGATAAAAGGAAAGGGAGGAAAAGGAGTCTGTTCTtcaacaagtaa
- the LOC104418006 gene encoding uncharacterized protein LOC104418006 isoform X1 has product MENGFDGKLAEKLSGMALNDAASNVNSNSDSLTQVMNAVEAAEATIKEQMDENNRLRTELQEKMQELERYKSYESMASRHDVGAPDGLLRRVNDAQQSIPSVGNPEEGVNSIGGTSPRDQASSIIVHKEVKLSNQNVAGHTQGQAHSESNKANGTLKVLPGPQVPTDNTGFSQLSSPSATSFSPNRYQTEGEYDRRLNISGHGLMRMAEVSNSSSLQKQDLIHKVQEQEQEIIQLRRYLSDYSVKEAQVRNEKYVLEKRIAFMRMAFDQQQQDLVDAASKALSYRQDIMEENIRLSYQLQAAQQERLTFVQSLLPLLAEYSLQPPVLDAQSIVSNVKVLFKHLQEQLNVNEVLNKLSSFLLQTRLKESHYQLAPWNSEASPSSFAPQSPAYSVGAALTTSKRNGLELVPQPPFSLGNAPVSSDARPSAGWDALNAHQTAFGGVLPKNMEPDDIGRYSPLASRGAVTREMAGHLANTQGSTPLNRHSEETTKQVTFREPVSNTEMDDPDVEGSHSERESLANWSSGNSPYSAPYNKPGYAAPLDNPGSLYSPYLPPVLEEPASSFSEAAEDDPLPAIEGLQISGDAFPGKELQACGYSINGTTSCNFEWVRHLEDGSISYIEGAKQPNYIVTADDVDAYLAIEVQPLDNRKRKGELVKVFANEHRKITCGPIQNTIERTFHEGHASYKVSLSTGYLDIWEPAILAVKREGYSIKCTASDDVLTEKFSPNMKITIPYGDDTAFWIISSNDSERFLRAENTAEDISCSRDTIVLTLRLFILRAGDKRKGRKRSLFFNK; this is encoded by the exons AAATCATATGAATCAATGGCTTCAAGACATGATGTTGGGGCACCAGATGGCCTTCTTCGCAGAGTCAATGATGCTCAACAATCTATACCGTCTGTGGGAAATCCAGAAGAGGGCGTTAACAGCATAGGAGGCACTTCTCCACGTGATCAAGCCAGTTCTATTATTGTTCACAAGGAGGTGAAACTAAGTAATCAGAATGTTGCCGGACATACTCAGGGGCAAGCCCACTCTGAAAGCAATAAGGCTAATGGGACATTAAAAGTTCTTCCTGGTCCTCAAGTTCCCACCGATAATACTGGCTTTTCTCAGTTATCATCACCATCAGCAACATCTTTTTCTCCTAACAG ATATCAAACTGAAGGAGAATATGATAGAAGACTTAATATCTCTGGACATGGGCTTATGCGGATGGCGGAAGTCAGTAATTCTAGCAGCCTCCAGAAACAG GATCTCATTCATAAGGTTCAGGAACAGGAACAAGAAATTATACAGTTAAGGAGATATTTGTCAGATTATTCAGTGAAG GAAGCACAAGTACGAAACGAAAAGTATGTTCTGGAGAAGCGAATTGCTTTTATGCGTATG GCCTTTGATCAGCAGCAGCAGGACCTTGTTGATGCTGCTTCTAAAGCTCTGTCGTACAGGCAAGACATAATGGAGGAAAATATTCGTTTGTCATACCAATTGCAG GCTGCACAGCAAGAAAGATTGACATTTGTGCAATCTTTGCTGCCTCTCCTTGCAGAGTATTCTCTGCAGCCTCCAGTCCTCGATGCTCAGTCAATTGTTAGCAATGTCAAG GTCCTTTTTAAACATCTACAAGAGCAGTTAAATGTTAATGAG GTGCTCAACAAATTGTCGTCTTTCTTGCTTCAGACCAGACTGAAAGAATCACACTATCAATTGGCCCCTTGGAATTCAGAGGCAAGTCCATCAAGTTTCGCGCCACAGTCGCCTGCTTATTCCGTTGGTGCAGCGTTGACGACTTCA AAGAGAAATGGACTAGAACTGGTGCCACAACCTCCTTTTTCCCTAGGAAATGCACCAGTTTCTTCTGATGCTCGGCCAAGTGCTGGGTGGGATGCATTGAATGCCCATCAGACTGCTTTCGGAGGTGTCCTACCCAAAAACATGGAACCAGATGACATAGGGAGGTATTCACCCCTTGCAAGCAG GGGTGCTGTCACCCGTGAAATGGCAGGACACTTAGCAAATACTCAGGGCAGCACACCTCTCAACCGTCATAGTGAAGAAACTACCAAGCAAGTCACTTTTCGTGAGCCTGTTAGCAACACAGAGATGGATGATCCTGATGTAGAGGGAAGTCACAGTGAGAGAGAGTCTTTGGCTAATTGGTCTTCTGGGAATTCCCCCTATTCAGCCCCATATAATAAGCCAGGCTATGCAGCCCCACTTGATAATCCCGGCTCGTTATATTCCCCCTATCTACCCCCAGTTCTTGAAGAACCTGCTTCTTCCTTTTCAGAGG CTGCAGAAGATGATCCATTACCAGCTATAGAGGGCCTCCAAATTTCAGGTGATGCATTTCCTGGTAAGGAACTGCAGGCTTGTGGATACTCCATTAATGGAACAACCAGCTGCAACTTTGAG TGGGTACGTCATTTAGAAGATGGGTCGATTAGTTATATTGAAG GAGCTAAGCAACCAAATTATATTGTAACTGCTGATGATGTTGATGCGTACCTTGCCATTGAAGTTCAACCGCTGGATAATAGGAAGCGGAAG GGGGAGCTTGTGAAGGTATTTGCTAATGAGCACAGAAAGATTACGTGCG GTCCTATACAGAATACCATAGAAAGGACTTTTCATGAAGGGCATGCATCATACAAAGTTTCATTATCG ACGGGATATCTTGACATATGGGAACCGGCTATATTGGCTGTTAAAAGGGAAGGATACAGCATCAAGTGTACTGCCAGTGATGATGTATTAACAGAAAAGTTTTCTCCAAATATGAAA ATTACAATTCCCTATGGAGATGACACGGCGTTCTGGATAATAAGTTCAAATGACAGTGAGCGTTTCTTAAGAGCAGAAAACACTGCAGAAGACATTAGCTG CTCAAGAGATACGATTGTGCTGACTCTGAGGCTGTTCATCTTAAGG GCTGGTGATAAAAGGAAAGGGAGGAAAAGGAGTCTGTTCTtcaacaagtaa
- the LOC104418006 gene encoding uncharacterized protein LOC104418006 isoform X4: MENGFDGKLAEKLSGMALNDAASNVNSNSDSLTQVMNAVEAAEATIKEQMDENNRLRTELQEKMQELERYKSYESMASRHDVGAPDGLLRRVNDAQQSIPSVGNPEEGVNSIGGTSPRDQASSIIVHKEVKLSNQNVAGHTQGQAHSESNKANGTLKVLPGPQVPTDNTGFSQLSSPSATSFSPNRYQTEGEYDRRLNISGHGLMRMAEVSNSSSLQKQDLIHKVQEQEQEIIQLRRYLSDYSVKEAQVRNEKYVLEKRIAFMRMAFDQQQQDLVDAASKALSYRQDIMEENIRLSYQLQAAQQERLTFVQSLLPLLAEYSLQPPVLDAQSIVSNVKVLFKHLQEQLNVNETRLKESHYQLAPWNSEASPSSFAPQSPAYSVGAALTTSKRNGLELVPQPPFSLGNAPVSSDARPSAGWDALNAHQTAFGGVLPKNMEPDDIGRYSPLASRGAVTREMAGHLANTQGSTPLNRHSEETTKQVTFREPVSNTEMDDPDVEGSHSERESLANWSSGNSPYSAPYNKPGYAAPLDNPGSLYSPYLPPVLEEPASSFSEAAEDDPLPAIEGLQISGDAFPGKELQACGYSINGTTSCNFEWVRHLEDGSISYIEGAKQPNYIVTADDVDAYLAIEVQPLDNRKRKGELVKVFANEHRKITCGPIQNTIERTFHEGHASYKVSLSTGYLDIWEPAILAVKREGYSIKCTASDDVLTEKFSPNMKITIPYGDDTAFWIISSNDSERFLRAENTAEDISCSRDTIVLTLRLFILRAGDKRKGRKRSLFFNK, from the exons AAATCATATGAATCAATGGCTTCAAGACATGATGTTGGGGCACCAGATGGCCTTCTTCGCAGAGTCAATGATGCTCAACAATCTATACCGTCTGTGGGAAATCCAGAAGAGGGCGTTAACAGCATAGGAGGCACTTCTCCACGTGATCAAGCCAGTTCTATTATTGTTCACAAGGAGGTGAAACTAAGTAATCAGAATGTTGCCGGACATACTCAGGGGCAAGCCCACTCTGAAAGCAATAAGGCTAATGGGACATTAAAAGTTCTTCCTGGTCCTCAAGTTCCCACCGATAATACTGGCTTTTCTCAGTTATCATCACCATCAGCAACATCTTTTTCTCCTAACAG ATATCAAACTGAAGGAGAATATGATAGAAGACTTAATATCTCTGGACATGGGCTTATGCGGATGGCGGAAGTCAGTAATTCTAGCAGCCTCCAGAAACAG GATCTCATTCATAAGGTTCAGGAACAGGAACAAGAAATTATACAGTTAAGGAGATATTTGTCAGATTATTCAGTGAAG GAAGCACAAGTACGAAACGAAAAGTATGTTCTGGAGAAGCGAATTGCTTTTATGCGTATG GCCTTTGATCAGCAGCAGCAGGACCTTGTTGATGCTGCTTCTAAAGCTCTGTCGTACAGGCAAGACATAATGGAGGAAAATATTCGTTTGTCATACCAATTGCAG GCTGCACAGCAAGAAAGATTGACATTTGTGCAATCTTTGCTGCCTCTCCTTGCAGAGTATTCTCTGCAGCCTCCAGTCCTCGATGCTCAGTCAATTGTTAGCAATGTCAAG GTCCTTTTTAAACATCTACAAGAGCAGTTAAATGTTAATGAG ACCAGACTGAAAGAATCACACTATCAATTGGCCCCTTGGAATTCAGAGGCAAGTCCATCAAGTTTCGCGCCACAGTCGCCTGCTTATTCCGTTGGTGCAGCGTTGACGACTTCA AAGAGAAATGGACTAGAACTGGTGCCACAACCTCCTTTTTCCCTAGGAAATGCACCAGTTTCTTCTGATGCTCGGCCAAGTGCTGGGTGGGATGCATTGAATGCCCATCAGACTGCTTTCGGAGGTGTCCTACCCAAAAACATGGAACCAGATGACATAGGGAGGTATTCACCCCTTGCAAGCAG GGGTGCTGTCACCCGTGAAATGGCAGGACACTTAGCAAATACTCAGGGCAGCACACCTCTCAACCGTCATAGTGAAGAAACTACCAAGCAAGTCACTTTTCGTGAGCCTGTTAGCAACACAGAGATGGATGATCCTGATGTAGAGGGAAGTCACAGTGAGAGAGAGTCTTTGGCTAATTGGTCTTCTGGGAATTCCCCCTATTCAGCCCCATATAATAAGCCAGGCTATGCAGCCCCACTTGATAATCCCGGCTCGTTATATTCCCCCTATCTACCCCCAGTTCTTGAAGAACCTGCTTCTTCCTTTTCAGAGG CTGCAGAAGATGATCCATTACCAGCTATAGAGGGCCTCCAAATTTCAGGTGATGCATTTCCTGGTAAGGAACTGCAGGCTTGTGGATACTCCATTAATGGAACAACCAGCTGCAACTTTGAG TGGGTACGTCATTTAGAAGATGGGTCGATTAGTTATATTGAAG GAGCTAAGCAACCAAATTATATTGTAACTGCTGATGATGTTGATGCGTACCTTGCCATTGAAGTTCAACCGCTGGATAATAGGAAGCGGAAG GGGGAGCTTGTGAAGGTATTTGCTAATGAGCACAGAAAGATTACGTGCG GTCCTATACAGAATACCATAGAAAGGACTTTTCATGAAGGGCATGCATCATACAAAGTTTCATTATCG ACGGGATATCTTGACATATGGGAACCGGCTATATTGGCTGTTAAAAGGGAAGGATACAGCATCAAGTGTACTGCCAGTGATGATGTATTAACAGAAAAGTTTTCTCCAAATATGAAA ATTACAATTCCCTATGGAGATGACACGGCGTTCTGGATAATAAGTTCAAATGACAGTGAGCGTTTCTTAAGAGCAGAAAACACTGCAGAAGACATTAGCTG CTCAAGAGATACGATTGTGCTGACTCTGAGGCTGTTCATCTTAAGG GCTGGTGATAAAAGGAAAGGGAGGAAAAGGAGTCTGTTCTtcaacaagtaa